The following proteins are co-located in the Gossypium hirsutum isolate 1008001.06 chromosome A02, Gossypium_hirsutum_v2.1, whole genome shotgun sequence genome:
- the LOC107951494 gene encoding histone-lysine N-methyltransferase ASHH2 isoform X1, giving the protein MGSCGNMTFVNEPSREVAAAAAAEQHLCSESMGKLVSEQRDCVVIDSNGDCASEPGEDENSVCKRSGDIDCKVGIKGEAQIVGSGMKGLMGGECCENSVCLKKNGGEIADASCSKALVGDMCGDSVVCLENNQGELMGDSGLKELMGNANDDTVVCLKDQGESMNDSDSKELTDDRCRDCIVYSIENQGEKVDGSFPLDLRSDTYRDSTVCSIGNLGENVDGAGSKELMGDICGDAIVCLNGNQGENPDCSGPEELMGYVDNTGYSNEIQCENVDSCLNELKGDRIGDHGVGLNENQDDVDIHDSVTDVCLEKSGSSGEDGTNATKGSLGLSQDKNSASLSSGMEISTNCKDQMKGDNENVVGLMLKECMGNNQGRICLTENMGIDGHLDSENNVSRDGEMPIELNTISTSPRSSVKLDKQDDDERVNGSILQRIVEYGEKKFEEKNDAVERKGTDVLNQILLSENFKWPFELIDATGEHKSKDGTSTYCSSSEVAMEEKQEVLTEVEANICNQMSFIQGSHLASTSIGIGDCRSDCPRQIDLKDGKAIVGPSLDGESGASPMIESETCGKISTSCCVETISNLQQTGDSVGSCDGHNQKDDPSSSGLSLESFTKPVETKSNDDLCIELLASRRLSDTRKNAQTVGNDISDSSGDGVTEVSEGRTDFLAYTKAETSCEIIINAKGKACNSNRDSFEQGANCLCDKSTSLSCQPVDVVDNGLSGRLDPQDLLAKDVCAAISSSSSIDCSGQRENEGKDIVKADCVLETKNCPTTSSSSRKGRQKSKSSRKTPAKRGTRNCSSTKLRRPHGSIEFLFKATRRKRSCSSKPARSSIWGLLSNIAKFIEPCPDPSCNGVQNRKPSKARGGRGSGKRSKNRAGQNRKESSGLSNTLTSCLRLKIKVGKEVAPSNVNTLVAEVVGPSVLIGTSFSNYGKETDLQYPTVANIVEDKVEAGSEMQFQSKEDQEMVKTCSDVFLTEVKLANKAVRCSENLERMSEDATDSSLISQSDAVAEASQEAIENKCMDPGTSPDSEVINTIPDAQIGLTHQEESLDTVLNTSGALASPRGAKTSKGSNRGKKDNHRSPGAASTRKAKSSKSRRSREKTTGNGLVSSEALTSSSAANSSRENWIGVPKEATEMENSMDINDCCSPDVPDTKNTKHFSSSKSKRNQLSKSSRSHGANKGKSRVSDSVKSRKGNGSKRRGDESKSVSKSKVKEKCSNEEIVARGGKSPVTVGAAGNQISDDNEHLNTGNSIESANMVNVGLVPDGVMEQHTQPDNAWVRCDDCHKWRRIPVSLVKSIDEAYHWVCGDNVDKAFADCSIPQEKSNADINAELGISDAEEDGCDGFNYKELDKGFETKRMTVSPPSHFWRIDSNQFLHRGRKTQTIDEIMVCQCKRPPDGKLGCGDECLNRMLNIECVQGTCPCGDLCSNQQFQNRKYAMMKWDRFGKKGFGLRMLENISAGHFLIEYVGEVLDMQAYEARQKEYASRGQRHFYFMTLNGSEVIDAYVKGNLGRFINHSCDPNCRTEKWMVNGEICIGLFALRDIKKGEEVTFDYNYVRVFGAAAKKCHCGSPHCRGYIGGDPLSAEVIVHDDSDEESPEPTMLEDGETWTGFKYVISRSSSSDGAAMQSVESVITDGVLKPENMPEAEDSVNRSASATSELKTVETEDLKGNLQLVIQPEEVLPVTIASESVQPDGTEEQKAMNKTSCSIQKLDASQDMSDNRLSSDVIDANKKSKSDAAEDKQVSAKSHPLMKTSRSSSSIKKGKISSNSLSGNKVQTTSNKFQVSTVKPRKFSENSSTCRFEAVEEKLNELLDSEGGITKRKDASKGYLKLLLLTATSGDSGSGEAIQSNRELSMILDALLKTKSGHVLTDIINKNGLQMLHNIMKKYRKDFKKIPILRKLLKVLEYLAGRGILTQEHINGGPHCAGRESFRESILSFTEHDDKQVHQIARNFRDKWIRKPVRKLGYRDKDESRMEFFRGLDCNRVSASHNHWRDQAIRSTEAINCIMQSVVGSTSADTSTREGGSSSSVCVSQTNGTRIRKRKSRWDQPADTDKIDSQSPKKLACSSLSALGQATPDQIEKMNSGDNKCQDSFSKGEAINIENGNQSFQQDAPPGFSSPLNASLVSSTLSSTATGFPTPKVGQLKCPDVVLAHPQKRFISRLPVSYGIPLPILQQTGLPEGESLESWAIAPGIPFHPFPPLPPCPPDKKHTQPVSAALSTGINTDSKEGLQESRRPSTSCPDESVASTAGGNHPDSDIPGTDIQQTLKRTRESSYDLGRKYFRQQKRKGSPWDKSESLGNNHTGEICCIDVGNINNEPRNSYYSDDINQ; this is encoded by the exons ATGGGTTCGTGTGGGAATATGACTTTTGTAAACGAACCTTCGCGTGaagttgctgctgctgctgctgccgAGCAACATTTGTGCTCTGAGTCAATGGGGAAACTTGTCTCTGAGCAACGGGATTGCGTTGTGATTGATTCTAATGGGGATTGTGCTAGTGAACCGGGTGAAGATGAAAACAGTGTTTGCAAAAGGTCTGGGGATATTGATTGCAAAGTTGGAATAAAGGGTGAGGCCCAAATTGTTGGTTCTGGTATGAAGGGCTTGATGGGTGGTGAATGTTGTGAAAACTCAGTTTGTTTGAAGAAAAATGGTGGTGAAATTGCTGATGCTTCTTGTTCAAAAGCATTGGTGGGTGATATGTGCGGTGATAGTGTGGTTTGTTTGGAAAATAATCAGGGTGAACTTATGGGTGATTCTGGTTTGAAGGAATTGATGGGCAATGCGAATGATGATACTGTGGTTTGTTTGAAAGATCAGGGTGAAAGTATGAATGATTCTGATTCAAAGGAATTGACAGATGATAGGTGCAGGGATTGTATAGTTTACTCAATTGAAAATCAAGGTGAAAAAGTGGATGGTTCTTTTCCACTTGACTTGAGGAGTGATACATATCGTGATAGTACAGTTTGCTCCATTGGAAATCTGGGTGAGAATGTAGATGGTGCTGGCTCGAAGGAATTGATGGGTGATATATGCGGTGATGCTATAGTTTGTTTAAATGGTAATCAAGGTGAAAATCCAGATTGCTCTGGGCCAGAGGAATTAATGGGTTATGTTGATAATACAGGTTATTCAAATGAAATTCAGTGTGAAAATGTAGATTCTTGTTTGAATGAACTGAAGGGTGATAGGATCGGTGATCATGGGGTTGGTTTGAATGAAAATCAGGATGATGTTGACATTCATGATTCAGTAACTGATGTGTGCTTGGAAAAAAGTGGATCTTCTGGAGAGGATGGTACAAATGCTACTAAAGGATCACTAGGCTTGTCTCAGGACAAAAACAGTGCATCTTTGAGCAGTGGCATGGAGATTTCTACTAACTGTAAAGATCAGATGAAGGGTGACAATGAAAATGTGGTTGGTTTGATGTTAAAAGAATGTATGGGCAATAACCAAGGTAGGATTTGTTTGACTGAGAATATGGGTATAGATGGTCATCTCGACTCAGAAAATAATGTTTCACGGGATGGGGAAATGCCAATAGAACTGAACACAATTTCTACTTCACCTAGAAGTTCTGTTAAACTGGATAAGCAGGATGACGATGAGAGGGTCAATGGTTCCATTCTTCAAAGGATTGTGGAATATGGGGAAAAGAAGTTTGAAGAGAAAAACGATGCAGTAGAGAGGAAAGGGACTGACGTTCTGAACCAAATATTGCTTTCAGAGAACTTTAAATGGCCCTTTGAGTTAATAGACGCAACTGGTGAACACAAGAGTAAGGATGGTACGAGTACCTATTGTTCCTCTTCAGAAGTAGCTATGGAAGAAAAACAAGAGGTTTTAACTGAGGTTGAGGCTAATATTTGCAACCAAATGTCATTTATTCAGGGTAGTCACTTGGCTTCAACATCAATAGGCATTGGTGATTGCAGGAGTGATTGTCCCCGACAAATTGACCTGAAGGATGGTAAGGCTATCGTGGGTCCTTCTCTAGATGGGGAAAGTGGTGCTTCACCCATGATAGAATCTGAAACGTGTGGCAAGATATCTACTTCATGTTGTGTTGAGACAATTTCCAACTTACAACAAACAGGTGATTCAGTGGGTAGTTGTGACGGGCATAACCAGAAAGATGATCCCAGTAGCAGTGGTCTCTCATTGGAAAGTTTTACTAAACCTGTGGAAACTAAAAGTAATGATGATTTATGCATTGAGTTGCTAGCTTCAAGGAGATTATCTGACACACGGAAGAATGCACAAACTGTTGGTAATGATATTAGTGATTCATCAGGAGATGGTGTTACAGAGGTTTCTGAGGGGAGGACTGATTTTCTTGCATATACAAAGGCTGAGACTTCCtgtgaaataataataaatgccAAAGGAAAGGCCTGCAACTCGAACAGGGATTCTTTTGAGCAAGGTGCAAACTGTCTTTGTGATAAATCAACTTCTTTGTCATGTCAGCCCGTTGATGTTGTTGACAATGGTTTGTCTGGTAGGCTGGATCCACAAGATCTTTTGGCAAAGGATGTGTGTGCTGCAATTAGTTCTAGCAGTTCAATTGACTGTTCTGGACAAAGAGAAAATGAAGGGAAGGATATCGTCAAGGCTGATTGTGTTTTAGAAACTAAAAATTGTCCAACCACATCTTCCTCTTCTCGAAAGGGCAGACAGAAAAGTAAATCAAGCCGAAAGACTCCTGCCAAAAGGGGTACTAGGAACTGCAGTAGCACGAAGCTGCGTCGCCCACACGGAAGTATTGAATTCCTTTTCAAAGCTACAAGAAGGAAGAGAAGCTGTTCATCAAAACCAGCTCGTTCTTCCATTTGGGGATTGCTCAGTAACATTGCCAAATTTATTGAGCCATGTCCTGATCCTTCATGTAATGGAGTGCAGAATCGAAAACCTTCTAAAGCTAGGGGTGGCCGAGGAAGTGGGAAACGAAGCAAAAACCGAGCTGGTCAAAACAGAAAAGAATCAAGTGGGCTAAGTAACACTTTAACCAGTTGCCTGCGTCTGAAGATTAAAGTGGGCAAGGAAGTTGCTCCAAGTAATGTGAATACTTTGGTTGCAGAAGTGGTTGGTCCATCAGTTCTTATTGGTACTTCCTTTAGTAATTATGGGAAGGAAACCGATTTACAATATCCAACAGTAGCAAATATTGTTGAAGATAAAGTAGAAGCGGGTAGTGAAATGCAGTTTCAGTCCAAGGAGGATCAAGAAATGGTGAAAACATGCTCTGATGTTTTTCTTACGGAAGTAAAACTAGCAAATAAGGCTGTCAGGTGTTCTGAAAATCTTGAGAGGATGTCTGAAGATGCTACAGATAGTTCCCTTATAAGTCAGTCTGATGCAGTTGCTGAAGCATCTCAAGAAGCAATAGAGAACAAGTGTATGGACCCTGGAACTTCACCAGATTCAGAAGTAATCAATACAATTCCTGATGCACAAATTGGGTTAACACACCAAGAAGAGTCGCTTGATACTGTTTTGAATACTTCTGGGGCTTTAGCTTCTCCTAGAGGTGCTAAGACTAGCAAGGGTAGCAATAGGGGAAAGAAGGATAATCATAGATCTCCTGGTGCAGCCAGCACTAGGAAAGCTAAATCATCTAAGAGTCGCCGAAGTAGAGAAAAAACAACAGGTAATGGACTTGTCTCCAGCGAGGCTCTTACTTCATCCTCTGCTGCAAATTCTTCAAGAGAGAATTGGATTGGAGTCCCCAAAGAGGCAACAGAAATGGAAAATAGTATGGATATTAACGATTGTTGCAGTCCTGATGTTCCAGATACAAAGAACACTAAGCATTTCTCTTCCTCTAAGAGCAAGCGTAATCAACTTTCGAAAAGTTCAAGATCTCATGGAGCGAACAAGGGAAAGTCCAGAGTCTCTGATTCTGTCAAGAGCAGGAAAGGAAATGGTTCTAAGCGGAGGGGAGATGAGTCGAAGTCAGTAAGTAAGAGCAAAGTAAAGGAGAAATGCTCTAATGAGGAGATTGTAGCCAGAGGAGGAAAGAGCCCAGTAACAG TTGGTGCTGCAGGAAATCAGATTTCAGATGATAATGAGCACTTAAATACTGGAAACAGTATTGAATCTGCAAACATGGTTAATGTTGGCTTGGTACCAGATGGTGTCATGGAGCAGCATACACAGCCTGATAATGCTTGGGTGCGTTGCGATGATTGTCATAAATGGCGGCGAATACCAGTTTCACTTGTAAAGTCAATTGATGAGGCATACCATTG GGTCTGTGGGGACAACGTGGATAAAGCATTTGCTGATTGTTCAATCCCACAAGAGAAGTCCAATGCAGATATTAATGCTGAGTTGGGCATATCTGATGCTGAGGAAGATGGTTGTGATGGTTTCAATTATAAGGAATTGGACAAGGGATTTGAAACTAAACGTATGACAG TGTCGCCACCTTCACATTTTTGGCGTATTGATAGTAACCAATTTTTGCACCGTGGCCGGAAAACTCAAACCATTGATGAG ATAATGGTTTGCCAGTGCAAACGACCTCCAGACGGTAAGCTTGGTTGTGGGGATGAATGCCTAAATCGGATGTTGAATATTGAATGTGTTCAAGGAACTTGTCCTTGCGGGGACCTCTGTTCAAATCAGCAG TTCCAGAATCGCAAATATGCGATGATGAAGTGGGACAGATTTGGTAAGAAAGGTTTTGGGCTGAGGATGCTAGAGAATATATCTGCTGGTCATTTCCTTATTGAATACGTTGGAGAG GTGCTTGATATGCAAGCTTATGAGGCTCGGCAAAAGGAGTATGCTTCTAGGGGTCAGAGGCATTTCTatttcatgacattgaatggcaGTGAG GTAATAGATGCGTATGTAAAAGGAAATCTGGGGCGCTTCATTAACCATAGCTGTGATCCCAATTGTCGTACTGAAAAG TGGATGGTGAATGGTGAAATTTGTATTGGACTGTTTGCATTGAGAGATATAAAAAAG GGTGAAGAGGTTACATTTGACTACAACTATGTGAGGGTATTTGGAGCTGCTGCAAAAAAATGTCACTGTGGTTCACCTCATTGTCGGGGTTATATAGGTGGTGATCCACTTAGTGCTGAAGTCATTGTTCATGATGATTCAGATGAAGAATCTCCTGAACCGACGATGCTTGAAGATGGTGAAACCTGGACTggttttaaatatgttatatctAGATCAAGTTCCTCTGATGGTGCAGCAATGCAATCTGTGGAGAGTGTAATAACTGATGGTGTACTGAAGCCTGAGAATATGCCAGAAGCTGAGGACTCTGTGAACCGTTCTGCTTCTGCCACATCAGAATTGAAGACAGTTGAAACTGAAGATTTGAAGGGAAATCTCCAATTAGTCATTCAGCCAGAAGAAGTTTTGCCTGTGACAATTGCCAGTGAATCTGTTCAGCCAGATGGTACTGAGGAACAGAAGGCTATGAACAAAACCTCATGTTCCATTCAGAAATTAGATGCTTCTCAAGATATGTCAGATAATAGATTATCTTCTGATGTTATTGATGCTAATAAGAAGTCAAAGTCTGATGCTGCAGAAGACAAACAGGTTTCTGCAAAATCACACCCCCTGATGAAGACTTCTCGTTCATCCAGTTCTATTAAGAAGGGGAAGATTAGTAGTAATTCTCTGAGTGGAAATAAGGTTCAGACAACATCCAACAAGTTTCAAGTATCAACTGTCAAGCCCAGAAAATTCTCGGAAAATTCTAGTACTTGCCGTTTTGAAGCAG TGGAGGAGAAACTTAATGAGTTGCTGGATTCTGAGGGGGGAATAACAAAACGAAAG GATGCTTCTAAAGGCTACTTGAAGCTTCTGCTTCTCACAGCTACTTCCGGTGATAGTGGCAGTGGTGAAGCAATTCAAAG CAATCGAGAGCTTTCAATGATTCTTGATGcacttttaaaaacaaaatccGGACATGTGCTGACTGATATAATTAACAAGAATG GTTTGCAGATGCTACACAACATAATGAAGAAATACAGAAAGGACTTTAAAAAGATACCTATTCTTCGGAAGCTTCTAAAG GTTTTAGAGTATTTGGCAGGCCGGGGAATTCTTACACAGGAGCATATTAATGGAGGTCCTCACTGTGCTGGAAGGGAGAG CTTTAGGGAGTCGATTCTGTCATTCACAGAGCATGATGACAAACAG GTCCATCAAATAGCCCGAAATTTTCGAGATAAGTGGATTCGAAAACCTGTTAGAAAGCTTGGCTACAGGGACAAGGATGAGAGCAGGATGGAGTTTTTTAGGGGTTTGGACTGTAACAGGGTTTCAGCATCTCACAATCATTGGCGTGACCAGGCCATACGATCTACTGAAGCAATTAATTGCATCATGCAATCTGTGGTTGGATCAACTTCAGCAGATACTTCCACCCGAGAGGGTGGTTCCTCATCATCAGTTTGTGTTTCCCAAACCAACGGTACCAGAATTCGCAAGCGGAAAAGCCGCTGGGATCAGCCAGCGGATACAGATAAAATTGATTCTCAGTCACCAAAGAAACTTGCATGTAGCTCGTTATCTGCTTTAGGTCAAGCAACACCAGATCAGATAGAGAAGATGAACAGTGGGGATAACAAATGCCAAGACAGTTTTTCCAAAGGTGAAGCTATTAACATTGAGAATGGAAACCAAAGCTTTCAGCAGGATGCTCCACCAGGGTTCTCATCTCCTCTCAATGCATCTTTGGTGTCGTCTACTTTATCATCAACTGCTACAGGTTTCCCTACACCTAAAGTTGGCCAGTTGAAGTGCCCTGATGTGGTTCTTGCTCATCCACAGAAGAGATTCATTTCACGTTTGCCTGTTTCATACGGAATCCCACTGCCCATTTTGCAGCAGACCGGATTACCAGAAGGTGAAAGTCTAGAAAGTTGGGCAATAGCCCCTGGCATTCCTTTCCACCCGTTTCCACCCTTACCTCCATGTCCCCCCGATAAGAAACACACTCAACCAGTTTCTGCTGCTCTCTCCACCGGAATTAATACTGACTCAAAAGAAGGGCTACAGGAGAGCCGTCGACCTTCCACTAGTTGTCCTGATGAGAGCGTTGCAAGCACAGCTGGTGGAAACCACCCAGATTCAGACATTCCAGGTACTGACATCCAACAGACATTGAAAAGAACGAGAGAATCCTCATATGATTTGGGTAGGAAGTACTTTAGACAACAGAAACGAAAAGGATCGCCATGGGATAAATCTGAAAGCTTGGGAAACAACCATACAGGCGAGATATGCTGCATAGATGTAGGAAATATAAACAATGAGCCCCGGAATTCATATTACTCGGATGATATAAACCAGTAG